The genomic DNA TTCCTTGCAGTTTTTTTATGGTGGAAGAAGAAGCTCTTTGAGAAAAAATGGCTCATGCTTGTATTTATATTTTCTGTGCTGCTTCCGCAGATAGCAAATCAGATGGGCTGGTACTCGGCAGAGATCGGCAGACAGCCGTGGGTTGTGTACGGATTGCTGAGAACATCAGACGCGCTTTCAAAATCAGTAACGGCTGAGCATGTATGGTTCTCGCTAATATTGTTTACACTCGTTTATGCTCTGCTATTTGTGCTGTTCATTTATTTACTGAATAAAAAAATCCAGCACGGGCTGACAGATTTTATTGAAAATGAGGGAGAGTATTCAAAGAGGGATAATCCAATAATCAGCAGGGAGGATTTGTGAATGAGGATAATTGGATTGCCGATATTATTTTTATTCTTTTTTTCCAATTCATTATTTGCTCAGAAAGCAAAGCAATATTATTATTATGAAAATAAAGATGTAGGAATAACATTATCAGCTGATAAAATTTCTGCTAAGTATACTGACTCAATTGTTTTTAAAGTAGTTTTAAAAAATATATCTGATGATGATATTCTATATTTAGAAAATGGCTATATAAGTGGAGGTGATAAGTATTCTGTATTCATTAATATCACGGCCGAATCTAATACAATTTTTGAAAAAGAAATGAAAAAGTTGGAATCGGGCGAAGAAAAAATCTATTATTTAACATTAAAAATTTCAAATTTAAAAGAGATAAGGAACTATGGTATTTTATGTGCCAATTTAAACATTCAATATATTACCGATATGAAGAGATTTAAAAAAATAAAAGATAACAAAAGAGTAAAATGGGTAAACGAAAATACAGTTGTAGTTACTACGGATATTATTAATTCAATGTCGGGATATTCTAATTTAGGAACTTTAAATATTTTGATGAGTGAATTCAAATAATTCGAAATAAAATGGAAACAATTGTCGGCATAGACTTACCAACGTGGTGGTATCTTGTAATCGGAGCGGTGTTTACTGGCTACACGATACTTGACGGATTCGATTTAGGCGCGGGAGCAGTGCATCTGTTCTTTAATAAAGAAGAGAGCAGACGCATTGCCCTCAATGCCATCGGTCCCGTATGGGACGGCAACGAAGTATGGCTCGTCATCGGCGGGGGAGCGTTGTTTGCAGGCTTTCCTGAAGTTTACGCATCGCTTTTCTCGGCGTTTTATATACCGTTCATGATATTTTTAGTCGGATTAATATTCAGAGCGATATCAATTGAGTTCCGCAGCAAAGAAAAAATGAAATGGTGGAGAAATTTATGGGATAGAAGCTACAGCATAGCAAGTATTGTAATAACGCTTCTTCTCGGAGTTTTGCTGGGTAATATAATTCAGGGAATAAAAATCGAGCAGGGATTTGTTTATCAGGGCACTTTTCTGGATTTATTAAATCCGTATGCTTTGGTAGTGGGAGTTACAACTCTATCATTATTCATGATGCACGGATGCATTTATCTTGTGATGAAAACTGAAAACAGATTATATGCTAAGCTGACAATTATGGTAAGGAATACTACCAATGCATTTATTGTTTTGTATCTGATTCTGACAGGATATACATTGTATCACGTTCCATACATGGCAAAGAAATTTCATGATGAGCCTGTTCTTTACATAGTGCCGTTCCTGACTATAGCCTGTGTAATCGGTTTGAAATTACTTGTAAAGCGCAGAAAATATTTTAAAGCATTCATTCTTTCATCACTTACAGCGATGTTATTATTGATAACCGTTGCGTTGAATTTATACCCTAACGTTTTGATATCTACCATTGACCCTGCTTATACTATAAATGTTTACAACGGCGCATCATCGGCAGCATCGTTAAAGATTATGTTATTAATGGCAGCCATTGGAGTTCCTATTGTCGCAGTATATACAACGTTTGTATTCTGGACTTTCAGAGGGAAGGTAAAGATGGATGAAACGAGTTATTGAATTTGGGAATGACCCCACCCTTCCCCTCCCCTTAGCAAGGGGAGGGCTTGAGCAGGGTGTTTTTCAGTTTTTCATCTTAATGAAATCTGAGGTGGAGTTACAGGTTTAACTAATAACATCCTGTGCAAGCCCCCTCCTTTTTCTAAGGAGGGGGTAGGGGGTGGTCAAAAAAGTATATAAACTTATGACAGTAAAAGAACATTACGATAATCACTTAGGAAATTTTTACGGCTGGATGCTGGGTGACTTTGACACTAACGAAGAAAAAATGCGAGAGTTCTTCGCAGGGCATGGGATTGCATCGCAGACGAATCAGATTGCATTGGACCTCGGCAGCGGGAACGGCATTCAGGCAGTTGCCCTTGCAAAGCTCGGTTACAAAGTAAAGGCAGTTGATTTCAATGAGCAATTATTAAATGAGCTGAACGAACATAAAAGCCAGTACGATATTGAAGTAATAAACTGCGAGGCGATAAATTATTTAAATTCGTTAAATAAAAAATTCTCGCTTATAACTTGTATGGGAGATACGATACTCCATCTTGAAAGCAGGGAATGGGTAAAAGAATTTATAAAGCTTTGTTATGAGAATTTAGAATCGGGTGGAAAATTAATCTTATCTTTCAGAGATTACACAACTGAATTAAAAGGGGATGCAAGATTTATTCCGGTTAAATCGGATGACACAAAAGTTATGACGTGCTTCCTGGAATACTCAGATGACTATGTAAAAGTTACTGATTTGCTTCATGAAAAAATAAACGGTGAGTGGATGCAGTTTGTAAGCTCATATAAAAAAACAAGAGTGCTGCCTGAGGAGATAGAACAATATCTGAACGATGCAGGATTTGAAATTGAATCGAATGAAAACTT from Bacteroidota bacterium includes the following:
- the cydB gene encoding cytochrome d ubiquinol oxidase subunit II translates to METIVGIDLPTWWYLVIGAVFTGYTILDGFDLGAGAVHLFFNKEESRRIALNAIGPVWDGNEVWLVIGGGALFAGFPEVYASLFSAFYIPFMIFLVGLIFRAISIEFRSKEKMKWWRNLWDRSYSIASIVITLLLGVLLGNIIQGIKIEQGFVYQGTFLDLLNPYALVVGVTTLSLFMMHGCIYLVMKTENRLYAKLTIMVRNTTNAFIVLYLILTGYTLYHVPYMAKKFHDEPVLYIVPFLTIACVIGLKLLVKRRKYFKAFILSSLTAMLLLITVALNLYPNVLISTIDPAYTINVYNGASSAASLKIMLLMAAIGVPIVAVYTTFVFWTFRGKVKMDETSY
- a CDS encoding class I SAM-dependent methyltransferase, whose translation is MTVKEHYDNHLGNFYGWMLGDFDTNEEKMREFFAGHGIASQTNQIALDLGSGNGIQAVALAKLGYKVKAVDFNEQLLNELNEHKSQYDIEVINCEAINYLNSLNKKFSLITCMGDTILHLESREWVKEFIKLCYENLESGGKLILSFRDYTTELKGDARFIPVKSDDTKVMTCFLEYSDDYVKVTDLLHEKINGEWMQFVSSYKKTRVLPEEIEQYLNDAGFEIESNENLNRMIYVIANRL